The following coding sequences are from one Mycolicibacterium aichiense window:
- a CDS encoding alpha/beta fold hydrolase, translating to MSQTHRMLNCRGTRIHAVEEGEGPLVVLVHGFPESWYSWRHQIPVLAEAGYRVVAIDQRGYGQSSKYRVQTAYRIKELVGDILGVIDAYGEKQAVVIGHDWGAPVAWTFAWLHPERCRGVVGISVPFAGRGVIGLPGSPFGEHRPNDYHLELAGPGKVWYQDYFSEQDGIIAEVEEDLRSWLLGLTYTVSGDAMAAATQAAEAAGVDLAAMDPIEVIRSGPLCMPHGARLKDAFVYPETMPEWFTDADLDFYTGEFERSGLGGPLSFYHNIDNDWHDLAEYEGTPLTPPALFIGGQYDVGTTWGAEAAERAHEVMPNYCGTHMVDGVGHWIQQEQPKETNRLLLDFLGGLS from the coding sequence ATGTCGCAGACCCATCGGATGCTCAACTGCCGTGGCACCCGTATCCACGCCGTTGAGGAGGGCGAGGGGCCGTTGGTGGTGTTGGTCCACGGCTTCCCCGAGTCGTGGTACTCGTGGCGCCACCAGATTCCGGTGCTCGCCGAGGCGGGGTACCGAGTGGTGGCGATCGACCAGCGGGGCTACGGCCAGTCCTCGAAATACCGCGTGCAGACCGCCTATCGGATCAAGGAACTGGTCGGTGACATTCTCGGCGTGATCGACGCCTATGGCGAGAAGCAAGCCGTGGTCATCGGCCACGACTGGGGTGCCCCGGTCGCCTGGACATTCGCCTGGCTGCACCCCGAGCGCTGTCGTGGCGTGGTCGGGATCAGTGTGCCCTTCGCCGGACGAGGAGTGATCGGGCTGCCCGGCAGCCCGTTCGGCGAACACCGGCCCAACGACTACCACCTGGAACTGGCCGGCCCAGGCAAGGTCTGGTACCAGGACTACTTCTCCGAACAGGACGGCATCATCGCCGAGGTCGAAGAGGATCTCCGCAGCTGGCTGCTCGGTCTGACCTATACGGTGTCCGGCGATGCGATGGCCGCCGCGACGCAGGCCGCCGAGGCGGCCGGGGTTGATCTCGCCGCGATGGATCCGATCGAGGTGATCCGGTCCGGCCCGCTGTGCATGCCGCACGGTGCGCGACTCAAGGACGCCTTCGTCTACCCCGAGACCATGCCGGAATGGTTCACCGACGCTGATCTCGACTTCTACACAGGCGAATTCGAGCGATCCGGACTCGGCGGCCCGTTGAGCTTCTATCACAACATCGACAACGACTGGCACGACCTCGCCGAGTACGAGGGCACCCCGCTGACCCCGCCCGCTCTCTTCATCGGCGGTCAGTACGACGTCGGCACCACCTGGGGTGCCGAGGCGGCCGAACGTGCGCACGAGGTGATGCCCAACTACTGCGGCACCCACATGGTGGACGGCGTCGGGCATTGGATCCAGCAGGAGCAGCCCAAGGAGACCAATCGGTTGCTCCTCGATTTCCTTGGCGGACTGAGTTAG
- a CDS encoding glucose 1-dehydrogenase has translation MTHPDLAGKSAIVTGAGAGIGLAIAKRLAAEGCQVLCADINADTAKAAAAEIGGGAVGHQVDVSDESQVAGMVEACVAEFGGVDKLVANAGVVHFAPLLDTEVADFDRVIGINLRGAWLCTKHAAPRMVERGGGAIVNMSSLGGQVAAAGTAAYGMSKAGIIHLSRITAAELRTANVRSNALLPAFVDTPMQQTAMTMFDEALGEGGADTMIGRLQGRMAGPDEMAGIVAFLLSDDASMINGTTQVADGGTLAALW, from the coding sequence ATGACGCATCCCGACCTGGCCGGCAAGTCGGCGATTGTGACCGGGGCGGGTGCGGGCATCGGTCTGGCCATCGCCAAACGGCTGGCTGCCGAAGGGTGCCAGGTACTGTGCGCGGACATCAACGCCGATACCGCGAAGGCCGCGGCGGCCGAGATCGGCGGCGGTGCCGTCGGTCATCAGGTCGACGTGAGTGACGAGTCGCAGGTGGCCGGGATGGTCGAGGCGTGCGTCGCGGAGTTCGGCGGCGTCGACAAGCTGGTCGCGAACGCCGGTGTCGTGCATTTCGCCCCGCTGCTGGACACCGAAGTCGCTGACTTCGACCGGGTGATCGGAATCAACCTGCGCGGCGCCTGGCTGTGCACCAAACACGCTGCGCCCCGAATGGTCGAGCGCGGCGGTGGGGCCATCGTCAACATGTCCTCACTCGGCGGCCAGGTCGCCGCCGCGGGCACCGCGGCCTATGGGATGTCGAAGGCGGGGATCATTCACCTCAGCCGGATCACCGCCGCCGAACTCCGCACGGCCAACGTGCGATCCAATGCCCTGCTGCCGGCGTTCGTCGACACCCCGATGCAACAGACCGCGATGACGATGTTCGACGAGGCGCTCGGAGAGGGCGGGGCCGACACGATGATCGGCCGTCTGCAGGGCCGGATGGCCGGACCGGACGAGATGGCGGGCATCGTCGCATTCCTGCTCTCCGACGACGCGTCGATGATCAACGGGACGACACAGGTTGCTGACGGCGGAACCCTCGCGGCCCTGTGGTGA
- a CDS encoding 3,4-dihydroxy-2-butanone-4-phosphate synthase: protein MKTAYGRVRRAIAAVATGRAAIVVDDSEDQGYLVFAADAATAQLLTFTVRHTSGYVRIALPGADCERLDLPPVCHRDGESVGIAAQRVTVDFRETGTGISAIDRARTIAALADADTTATDFRRPGHVIPVQAGQHGVLGRSAGAAEAAVDLARLGMRRPAGVLCEIVSQRNPTGMADRPELVSFAGRHGLPLVSVAELATYRRRTEPQVVRSAETTLPTDSGAFTVVGYRDPREGSEHLAVIAGNAGADAPMPLHIHLECLGGDVFGSLACACGAELAHAVAAMRARGTGMIIYLRPPTARACGLLSGATTSDLLSETVAWILRDLGVYTVRLSDDAPELGLLMFGAIREHGLHVESAATVWPVAG from the coding sequence ATGAAGACCGCGTACGGACGGGTGCGGCGCGCCATCGCCGCCGTGGCCACCGGTCGGGCCGCCATCGTGGTCGACGACTCGGAAGACCAGGGTTATCTGGTGTTCGCCGCGGATGCCGCAACGGCACAACTGCTCACATTCACGGTCCGGCACACCTCCGGTTACGTCCGGATCGCCCTGCCCGGTGCGGACTGTGAGCGACTCGACCTACCGCCGGTGTGCCACCGAGACGGTGAGTCAGTGGGAATCGCCGCTCAGCGGGTGACGGTTGACTTTCGCGAGACCGGCACCGGGATCTCGGCGATCGATCGCGCCCGCACCATCGCCGCACTCGCCGACGCCGACACCACGGCCACCGACTTCCGCCGGCCGGGGCATGTGATCCCGGTGCAGGCCGGGCAGCACGGCGTGCTCGGCCGGTCCGCGGGCGCAGCCGAGGCGGCAGTCGACCTGGCCAGGCTCGGTATGCGACGACCGGCCGGTGTGTTGTGTGAAATTGTGTCGCAACGGAATCCGACAGGAATGGCGGATCGTCCCGAGCTGGTGTCGTTCGCGGGTCGGCATGGCCTGCCGCTGGTCTCGGTGGCCGAACTGGCGACCTATCGGCGCCGCACCGAGCCACAGGTCGTGCGTTCGGCGGAGACCACGCTGCCGACCGATTCGGGCGCCTTCACGGTCGTCGGCTACCGCGACCCCCGAGAAGGATCCGAGCACCTTGCGGTGATCGCCGGCAATGCAGGTGCGGACGCGCCGATGCCCTTGCACATCCACCTCGAATGCCTCGGGGGTGACGTGTTCGGTTCGCTGGCCTGCGCTTGCGGTGCGGAACTGGCTCATGCGGTCGCCGCGATGCGGGCCCGTGGCACCGGCATGATCATCTATCTGCGGCCGCCGACCGCCCGCGCCTGCGGTCTGCTGTCCGGCGCGACAACATCGGATCTGCTGTCCGAGACCGTCGCATGGATTCTGCGCGATCTCGGCGTGTACACCGTCCGGTTGTCCGACGACGCCCCGGAGCTGGGGCTGCTCATGTTCGGCGCCATCCGGGAACATGGTCTGCACGTCGAGTCGGCCGCGACGGTGTGGCCGGTGGCAGGCTGA
- a CDS encoding acyl-CoA dehydrogenase family protein: MDFQYSSEHTALRDSTRDFLDVHGSDERGWNRLCTELELPGLAVPVEYGGVGATLVESAIVFEEFGRALSPLPLASHVFAVHAVLCLGDDEQRHRLLPGLLGGTLRAAFAVTGPNAGDAASATVSATGGAGHTVLDGVCGPVLHGHGADLLVVAACTGDDMGLYVVDTATPGVGVTPLPSFDASRPVARVTLGQAAAERLDAAPDALDQVLDTARVLLAAEMLGGAEACLARSIEYACSRSQFDRPIGTFQAVKHMCAEMAIEIDATRVAVMFAAMSADDPGELAVAAPLVKAQAADTFTLCANTATQVHGGIAFTWEHDLHRYLRRAKTCEALFGNSSQHRALLADRVGL, encoded by the coding sequence ATGGACTTTCAATACAGCAGTGAGCACACGGCGCTCCGGGATTCGACCCGTGACTTCCTCGATGTCCACGGCAGTGACGAGCGCGGCTGGAACAGGTTGTGCACCGAGCTGGAGTTACCCGGGTTGGCCGTGCCGGTCGAGTACGGCGGTGTCGGCGCAACGCTGGTCGAATCGGCGATCGTGTTCGAGGAGTTCGGCCGCGCCCTGAGCCCACTTCCCCTGGCATCGCATGTTTTCGCGGTCCATGCGGTGCTGTGCTTGGGCGATGACGAACAGCGTCATCGCCTGCTGCCCGGCCTGCTCGGTGGGACACTCAGGGCAGCGTTCGCAGTGACCGGTCCGAACGCCGGTGACGCGGCGTCTGCGACGGTCTCGGCCACCGGAGGTGCCGGCCACACTGTGCTGGACGGGGTATGCGGTCCCGTGCTGCACGGTCACGGCGCCGATCTGCTCGTCGTCGCGGCCTGTACCGGTGACGACATGGGGCTCTATGTGGTCGACACCGCCACCCCCGGCGTCGGCGTGACACCGCTGCCCTCCTTCGACGCCTCACGGCCGGTTGCGCGGGTGACGCTGGGGCAGGCCGCCGCCGAACGTCTTGACGCAGCACCGGACGCACTGGACCAGGTACTGGACACCGCGCGAGTGCTGCTGGCCGCCGAGATGCTCGGCGGCGCCGAAGCCTGTCTGGCTCGCAGCATCGAGTATGCCTGCAGCAGAAGTCAATTCGATCGCCCGATCGGAACATTCCAGGCGGTCAAACACATGTGCGCGGAAATGGCGATCGAGATCGACGCGACCAGGGTGGCGGTCATGTTCGCGGCGATGAGCGCGGACGACCCCGGTGAGCTGGCCGTCGCCGCGCCGCTGGTGAAGGCTCAGGCGGCGGACACTTTCACCCTCTGCGCGAACACCGCCACCCAGGTACACGGCGGTATCGCGTTCACCTGGGAACACGACCTGCACCGCTATCTGCGTCGAGCCAAGACCTGCGAGGCGCTGTTCGGCAACAGCAGCCAGCACCGAGCACTCCTGGCCGATCGGGTCGGCCTATGA
- a CDS encoding enoyl-CoA hydratase, whose amino-acid sequence MSGGRPRQRKGAFVQHFDYIGYELIQDGRIAVITLDRPKQRNAQNRGMLVELGTAFELAEEDDTVRVVILRGAGPSFSAGHDLGSADDVRERSPGPGQHPTYLCNGGTLGGANARHRQEWHYFFQNTKRWRNLRKITIAEVHGLVLSAGLMLTWCCDLIVAAEDTVFADVVGTRLGMCGVEYFGHPWEFGPRKAKELLLTGDSLSADDAHALGMVSKVFPTAELSARTIEFATRIAKVPTMAALLIKESVNQTVDAMGFSTALDACFSLHQLNHSHWAELNGNPLGIGTVEDGLEDWRLAPEILPAAKNRP is encoded by the coding sequence ATCAGCGGCGGCCGCCCGCGGCAACGGAAGGGAGCATTCGTGCAGCATTTCGACTACATCGGCTATGAACTGATCCAGGACGGCCGGATCGCGGTGATCACTCTCGATCGCCCGAAACAGCGCAACGCGCAGAACCGCGGCATGCTCGTCGAACTCGGCACGGCGTTCGAACTGGCCGAAGAGGACGACACCGTCCGCGTGGTGATACTGCGGGGGGCCGGCCCCAGCTTCTCTGCCGGCCACGATCTCGGCTCCGCCGACGACGTCCGGGAACGCTCACCAGGGCCCGGTCAGCACCCGACCTACCTGTGCAATGGCGGGACACTGGGCGGCGCCAATGCCCGGCACCGGCAGGAATGGCATTACTTCTTCCAGAACACCAAGCGGTGGCGCAACCTGCGCAAGATCACGATCGCCGAGGTGCATGGACTGGTGTTGTCGGCAGGGCTGATGCTGACCTGGTGCTGCGACCTGATCGTCGCCGCCGAGGACACGGTTTTCGCCGACGTCGTCGGCACCCGGCTCGGGATGTGCGGCGTGGAGTACTTCGGCCATCCCTGGGAATTCGGCCCTCGCAAAGCCAAAGAGCTGCTGCTCACCGGCGACTCGCTGAGCGCCGACGACGCCCACGCCCTGGGCATGGTCAGCAAGGTGTTCCCGACCGCCGAACTCTCGGCGCGGACAATCGAGTTCGCCACCCGCATAGCCAAAGTGCCGACCATGGCGGCGCTTCTGATCAAGGAGTCGGTCAACCAAACCGTGGATGCCATGGGCTTCTCCACCGCACTGGACGCCTGCTTCTCGCTGCACCAGCTCAATCACTCGCACTGGGCCGAACTCAACGGCAACCCGCTGGGCATCGGCACCGTTGAGGACGGGCTCGAGGATTGGCGGCTGGCCCCAGAAATCCTGCCCGCCGCAAAGAACCGGCCCTGA
- a CDS encoding FAD-binding oxidoreductase — MQMPEITVRYSDGTCKTMAVQHDQSILEAAEENGIAIVNECQSGICGTCVATCVAGDYEMGRTEGLSEVERDARKVLTCQTFAKSDCLISVQYPADDNAARLVTGTGVVTAVEHVSPTTALLRVDVSALGPLVYLPGQFAQLQVPGSTVWRNYSYAHPADGRTEVEFIVRLLPQGVMSDYLREKAQPGDRIAMRCSKGGFYLRPTARTVVLVAGGTGLSAILAMAQSLKDDHRGTVHLLYGVSDVEDLCKLDELEALKRRLPGLEVHTVVSRPSAQWTGAVGRVTDLLDARMFDGGNADVYLCGPAGLITDTRKWLDDNGIHGTGLYYEKFVASGAARRRSAPRLDYATVDLADVRRRGRGTAVVVGGSIAGIAAAKVLSETFDKVIVLEKDAPHTRREGRPGAAQGWHLHHLLTAGRIELERFFPGIIDDMVREGAFDVDMAAQYRIRLGGTWKKPGTGPIQIVCAARPLLEWCVRRRLDDEPRISFRYESEVADLVYDRADDTVIGVAVAGDGDELDVIAAEFVVDASGKNTRFPEFLDRIGIGAPEVEQDIINCFYSTMFHHVPPERQWDDKVMVICYAYRPYEDTYAAQYYTDSSRTILSTSLVAYNCYSPPRTAQEFREFANRMPSAVIGENIDGLEPASPIYNFRYPNMLRLHYEKKRNLPRALVVVGDAYTSADPVSGLGMTLALKEVREMQLLLAKYGPTDPDLPRRYFRTIAKLADTAWFVIREQNLRFDWLKDADKKRPFYFGALTWYMDRVMELVHDDPETYNEFLAVVHLVKPAAALMTPKVAARVVGKWARTKLSGQKTLIARNYENRTIPTVEDLIRTEEVSIGLAATRSH; from the coding sequence ATGCAGATGCCCGAGATCACCGTGCGGTATTCGGACGGAACGTGCAAGACGATGGCGGTGCAGCACGACCAGTCGATCCTGGAGGCTGCCGAGGAAAATGGCATCGCGATCGTCAACGAATGTCAGAGCGGGATCTGTGGGACGTGCGTGGCCACTTGTGTCGCAGGCGATTACGAGATGGGGCGTACCGAAGGGCTTTCCGAAGTCGAACGCGACGCCCGCAAGGTCTTGACCTGTCAGACGTTCGCGAAATCCGACTGCCTGATCAGCGTGCAGTACCCCGCCGACGACAATGCCGCCCGGTTGGTCACCGGTACCGGCGTGGTGACCGCGGTGGAGCACGTGTCCCCGACGACGGCGCTGCTCCGCGTCGACGTCTCCGCGCTCGGACCCCTGGTCTATCTGCCCGGGCAATTCGCCCAGTTACAGGTGCCCGGCAGCACGGTGTGGCGCAACTACTCCTACGCGCATCCCGCCGACGGACGCACCGAGGTGGAGTTCATCGTCCGGCTGCTGCCCCAGGGCGTGATGTCGGACTATCTGCGTGAGAAGGCCCAACCCGGTGATCGAATTGCCATGCGGTGCAGCAAGGGCGGTTTCTACCTGCGACCGACAGCGCGCACGGTGGTCCTGGTGGCCGGCGGCACCGGGCTGTCGGCGATCCTCGCGATGGCGCAGAGTCTGAAGGACGACCACCGCGGGACGGTTCACCTGCTCTACGGCGTCAGCGACGTCGAAGACCTGTGCAAGCTCGACGAACTCGAGGCATTGAAGCGGCGGTTGCCCGGGCTGGAAGTCCACACCGTCGTCTCACGTCCGAGTGCCCAGTGGACCGGAGCGGTGGGCCGGGTCACCGATCTGCTCGACGCGCGCATGTTCGACGGCGGTAACGCCGACGTCTATCTATGCGGTCCCGCCGGGCTGATCACCGACACCCGGAAATGGCTGGACGACAACGGTATCCACGGCACCGGGCTGTACTACGAGAAGTTCGTGGCCAGTGGTGCCGCGCGCCGGCGATCAGCACCACGACTGGACTACGCCACGGTGGATCTGGCAGATGTGCGCCGTCGCGGGCGTGGCACCGCGGTGGTGGTCGGCGGGAGCATTGCGGGAATCGCTGCGGCCAAGGTGCTCAGTGAGACCTTCGACAAGGTCATCGTCCTGGAAAAGGATGCACCGCACACCCGCCGCGAGGGCAGGCCGGGTGCGGCGCAAGGCTGGCACCTGCACCATCTGCTCACCGCGGGGCGCATCGAACTCGAGAGGTTCTTCCCCGGAATCATCGACGACATGGTCCGTGAGGGCGCATTCGACGTCGACATGGCCGCGCAGTACCGCATCCGGCTCGGTGGCACCTGGAAGAAGCCGGGCACCGGGCCGATCCAGATCGTCTGCGCGGCCCGGCCCCTGCTGGAGTGGTGTGTTCGACGCCGCCTCGACGACGAACCACGGATCAGCTTCCGCTATGAATCCGAAGTGGCCGACCTGGTCTATGACCGTGCCGATGACACCGTGATCGGTGTCGCAGTCGCCGGCGACGGTGACGAACTTGACGTCATAGCAGCTGAATTCGTGGTCGACGCATCGGGGAAGAACACCCGTTTCCCGGAGTTCCTGGACCGTATCGGCATCGGGGCGCCGGAGGTGGAGCAGGACATCATCAACTGTTTCTACTCCACCATGTTTCACCACGTGCCGCCCGAGCGGCAGTGGGACGACAAGGTGATGGTCATCTGTTACGCATACCGTCCCTACGAGGACACCTACGCCGCGCAGTACTACACCGACAGCTCGCGCACCATCCTGTCCACATCGCTGGTGGCCTACAACTGCTACTCGCCGCCGCGTACGGCACAGGAGTTCCGCGAGTTCGCCAACCGGATGCCGTCGGCGGTGATCGGGGAGAACATCGACGGCCTCGAGCCGGCCTCGCCGATCTACAACTTCCGCTATCCCAATATGCTGCGGCTGCACTACGAGAAGAAGCGCAACCTGCCGCGTGCTCTGGTGGTGGTCGGAGACGCCTACACAAGTGCCGACCCGGTATCCGGGCTCGGAATGACATTGGCGCTCAAGGAAGTCCGGGAGATGCAGTTGCTGCTGGCCAAATACGGGCCCACCGATCCGGATCTGCCTCGCCGTTATTTCCGCACGATCGCCAAGTTGGCCGATACCGCCTGGTTCGTGATCAGGGAACAGAATCTTCGGTTCGACTGGCTCAAGGACGCCGACAAGAAGCGGCCCTTCTACTTCGGCGCACTGACCTGGTACATGGACCGCGTGATGGAGTTGGTACACGACGACCCGGAGACCTACAACGAGTTCCTGGCCGTCGTGCATCTGGTCAAACCCGCTGCGGCACTGATGACGCCGAAGGTGGCAGCACGCGTGGTCGGCAAATGGGCCCGGACCAAACTGTCCGGGCAGAAGACCCTCATCGCGCGCAACTACGAGAACCGCACCATTCCAACCGTCGAAGACCTGATCCGAACCGAGGAAGTATCAATCGGTTTGGCTGCCACCCGGTCCCATTAG
- a CDS encoding acyl-CoA dehydrogenase family protein: MDIDYPDEAQSFREEIRAFLAEHLPAGWAGPGALPPEEREQLRHQWRKVLADRGLVAVSWPKEYGGGGLSVIEQAVLAEEFARCGAPERDENDMFGIDLLGNTLIALGTEEQKKRFLPRILSGEDRWCQGFSEPEAGSDLASVRTKAVLAGGDDGASEATGEQHWIINGQKIWTSAGPTANWIFVLARTDASVRKHQGLSLLLVPVDQPGVVVRPIVNAAGHASFSEVFFTDARAAAGDVLGGVGGGWATAMTVLGFERGSQITTAAIEFGRGLDWLRKLAAERGRHTDPLVRDELAWCYSRVQILRYQGYRGLTTLSNGKRPGAEAAINKVIWSEYFRRYTDLAMNILGTDALWADGPGNGAALIIPAPGTANSVACWLDEFLYARAATIYAGSSQIQRNVIGEQLLGLPKEPR; this comes from the coding sequence GTGGACATCGACTATCCCGACGAAGCGCAATCGTTCCGCGAGGAGATCCGGGCCTTCCTGGCCGAGCACCTGCCTGCCGGCTGGGCCGGCCCCGGCGCTCTGCCTCCCGAAGAGCGTGAGCAACTCCGGCACCAGTGGCGCAAGGTGCTCGCCGACCGCGGACTGGTAGCGGTCTCCTGGCCCAAGGAGTATGGCGGCGGCGGACTCTCAGTGATCGAACAAGCGGTTCTGGCCGAGGAGTTCGCCCGCTGCGGCGCCCCCGAGCGCGACGAGAACGACATGTTCGGTATCGATCTGCTGGGCAACACGTTGATCGCGCTGGGTACCGAGGAGCAGAAGAAGCGGTTCCTGCCGCGCATCCTGTCCGGGGAAGACCGGTGGTGTCAGGGTTTCTCCGAACCGGAGGCCGGCTCGGATCTCGCATCGGTGCGGACGAAGGCGGTATTGGCGGGGGGCGATGACGGGGCGAGCGAAGCGACGGGAGAACAACACTGGATCATCAACGGGCAGAAGATCTGGACGTCGGCGGGGCCGACGGCGAATTGGATCTTCGTCCTGGCGCGCACTGATGCCTCGGTGCGCAAACACCAGGGCCTGTCGCTGTTGCTGGTGCCGGTCGATCAGCCGGGCGTGGTGGTGCGGCCCATTGTCAACGCTGCCGGACACGCGTCGTTCTCCGAGGTCTTCTTCACCGATGCCCGAGCCGCGGCCGGCGACGTGCTCGGCGGGGTCGGTGGCGGCTGGGCTACCGCGATGACCGTGCTCGGCTTCGAGCGTGGATCCCAGATCACCACGGCAGCAATTGAATTCGGACGAGGCCTCGACTGGCTACGGAAGCTGGCGGCCGAACGTGGCCGGCACACCGATCCGTTGGTCCGCGATGAGCTCGCCTGGTGCTACTCGCGCGTGCAAATTCTGCGCTACCAGGGGTACCGCGGCCTGACCACACTGTCCAACGGCAAACGCCCGGGTGCCGAAGCCGCTATCAACAAGGTGATCTGGAGCGAGTACTTCCGCCGATACACCGATCTGGCGATGAACATCCTGGGCACCGACGCGCTCTGGGCTGACGGCCCGGGAAACGGTGCCGCTCTGATCATCCCGGCACCGGGTACGGCGAATTCGGTCGCCTGCTGGCTGGACGAGTTTCTCTACGCGCGGGCGGCCACCATTTACGCCGGCAGCTCCCAGATCCAGCGCAACGTGATCGGTGAACAGCTGCTCGGACTGCCGAAGGAGCCGCGCTGA
- a CDS encoding LLM class flavin-dependent oxidoreductase: MEIGLFLMPAHPPERSLYDATQWDLDLITLADELGYVEAWVGEHFTVPWEPICAPDLLLAQALLRTKNIKLAPGAHLLPYHHPVELAHRVAYFDHLAQGRFMLGVGASGIPGDWALFDVDGQNGEHREMTREALEIMLKVWTEDQPWEFRGKYWNANGIAPMFEGLMKRHIKPFQAPHPPIGVTGFSAGSETLKMAGERGYLPMSLDLNTEYVASHWDAVLEGAARSGRTPDRKDWRLVREVVVAETDEQAFRYAVDGMMGRNMREYVLPTFRMFGMTKFYKHNPSVPDEDVTPEYLAENTFVVGSVDTVVDKLEATYDQVGGFGHLLILGFDYLDNPGPWKESMRLLAEEVMPRLNARIAKKPVSAIV, encoded by the coding sequence ATGGAGATCGGACTTTTCCTGATGCCGGCGCATCCACCGGAGCGCAGCCTGTACGACGCGACCCAGTGGGACCTCGACCTGATCACACTGGCCGATGAGCTCGGCTACGTGGAGGCGTGGGTCGGCGAGCACTTCACCGTGCCGTGGGAACCGATCTGCGCACCCGACCTGCTGCTGGCCCAGGCGCTGCTGCGCACCAAGAACATCAAGCTCGCCCCCGGTGCCCATCTGCTGCCGTATCACCATCCCGTCGAACTGGCCCATCGAGTGGCCTACTTCGACCACCTCGCTCAGGGCCGCTTCATGCTCGGTGTCGGCGCCAGCGGCATTCCCGGCGACTGGGCATTGTTCGACGTCGACGGCCAGAACGGCGAGCACCGGGAGATGACCCGCGAGGCACTCGAGATCATGCTGAAGGTCTGGACCGAGGATCAACCGTGGGAGTTCCGTGGGAAGTACTGGAACGCCAACGGAATAGCGCCGATGTTCGAAGGCCTGATGAAGCGGCACATCAAGCCCTTCCAAGCTCCTCACCCCCCGATCGGGGTGACCGGATTCAGTGCGGGCTCCGAGACGCTGAAGATGGCCGGCGAGCGCGGCTACCTCCCGATGAGCCTGGATCTCAACACCGAATATGTTGCCTCACACTGGGACGCGGTGCTCGAGGGTGCCGCCCGGTCCGGACGCACGCCGGATCGGAAAGACTGGCGCCTGGTGCGGGAGGTGGTCGTCGCCGAAACCGACGAACAGGCGTTCCGGTACGCGGTCGACGGCATGATGGGCCGCAACATGCGTGAGTACGTTCTGCCGACGTTCCGGATGTTCGGGATGACCAAGTTCTACAAGCACAACCCCTCGGTGCCCGACGAGGATGTGACGCCGGAGTATCTGGCGGAGAACACCTTTGTGGTCGGGTCCGTCGACACCGTGGTCGACAAGCTGGAGGCCACCTACGACCAGGTCGGTGGCTTCGGCCATCTACTGATCCTCGGTTTCGACTACCTCGACAATCCAGGCCCGTGGAAGGAGTCGATGCGGCTCCTGGCCGAGGAGGTCATGCCGCGCCTCAATGCCCGGATCGCCAAGAAGCCCGTGTCGGCGATCGTCTGA